One genomic window of Leptospira perdikensis includes the following:
- a CDS encoding M23 family metallopeptidase: MAETYVTTAYERLQIAHLRWRKRAQKWISRSREKVSFVLIPNDEKPFAQIEISIGMLGFLFGLSISLVLLSFGLLLYFSFFFDRNLSLEKKTETQLVSFLFYDLLSQDLTDSVEELESTAESLNLLAWEEIPEKEMITQDYLLKEEFRKDASELDSNLLLFQQVVTTYTQFGVRLGNLVPNFQNAIDYLSMRESIFYSMPRGRPLKPGVGVVTSTFGYRSDPFGILPVGEYHSGIDFAAGEGTPIYATGPGIIAVDTAVGGLGKSVRINHENGFFTLYGHCSLILVNPGDRVKRGDKIALVGQTGKATGAHVHYEVRIGLDAPLDPEEYINLD, from the coding sequence TTGGCAGAAACTTACGTCACAACCGCCTACGAAAGGCTCCAAATTGCACACTTACGTTGGCGAAAACGCGCCCAAAAATGGATTTCCCGTAGTCGGGAAAAAGTGAGCTTTGTCCTCATCCCCAACGACGAAAAACCTTTTGCCCAAATTGAGATCTCCATCGGAATGCTCGGGTTTTTATTCGGACTCTCTATTTCTCTGGTTCTCCTATCCTTTGGCCTACTCCTTTACTTTTCCTTCTTCTTTGATCGCAATCTATCCTTAGAGAAAAAAACGGAAACCCAACTCGTCTCCTTTTTGTTTTATGACCTTCTATCACAAGATTTAACAGATTCTGTAGAAGAACTAGAGTCGACTGCCGAATCTCTAAACCTTCTTGCTTGGGAAGAAATTCCTGAAAAAGAAATGATCACCCAAGATTATTTATTAAAAGAAGAATTTCGTAAAGATGCAAGCGAACTAGATTCCAATCTCTTATTGTTCCAACAAGTTGTGACCACCTACACTCAGTTTGGTGTTAGACTTGGGAACCTTGTGCCGAATTTTCAAAATGCCATTGATTATCTTTCGATGAGGGAGAGTATATTTTATTCCATGCCTAGGGGTAGACCTCTAAAACCTGGTGTGGGCGTTGTGACTTCTACCTTCGGGTATAGGAGTGATCCTTTTGGAATTTTACCTGTGGGTGAGTACCATTCGGGGATTGACTTTGCCGCTGGGGAAGGAACTCCGATCTATGCTACAGGCCCTGGAATCATTGCTGTAGACACAGCAGTTGGTGGTCTTGGGAAATCAGTTCGTATCAATCACGAAAACGGTTTTTTTACTCTTTATGGTCACTGTTCTTTGATTCTAGTCAATCCGGGAGATCGTGTCAAACGGGGTGATAAAATTGCCCTTGTAGGACAAACAGGAAAAGCAACAGGAGCTCACGTCCACTATGAAGTGAGAATCGGACTGGATGCACCACTTGATCCCGAAGAATATATTAACTTAGATTGA
- the rplM gene encoding 50S ribosomal protein L13 — MELLSKAHKTPSIAKEAVQKQWFVVDATDKTLGRLASQVASRLRGKHKSTFTPNQDCGDNIIIVNASKVAVTGRKREQKIYYHHSRYPGGMTAIAFHKLIQENPERVIMEAVKGMLPKSKLGDQMLRNCRVFAGNDHNLGAQKPLKLELK; from the coding sequence ATGGAACTATTGTCTAAAGCCCACAAGACCCCTTCTATCGCAAAAGAAGCCGTACAAAAACAGTGGTTTGTTGTGGACGCAACTGATAAGACTCTCGGAAGATTGGCAAGTCAAGTAGCTTCCCGCCTTCGCGGAAAACACAAATCTACCTTCACTCCTAACCAGGACTGTGGTGATAACATCATTATCGTTAATGCTTCTAAAGTGGCTGTAACAGGTCGCAAAAGAGAACAAAAAATTTACTACCACCATTCACGTTACCCAGGTGGTATGACTGCGATTGCATTTCATAAACTCATTCAAGAAAATCCGGAAAGAGTGATTATGGAAGCGGTTAAAGGAATGTTACCTAAATCTAAGTTAGGTGACCAAATGTTGAGAAATTGCCGCGTATTCGCTGGTAATGACCACAACTTGGGAGCTCAAAAGCCCCTAAAACTGGAGTTGAAATAA
- the pcnB gene encoding polynucleotide adenylyltransferase PcnB: MFKFLTSLFRKKADSVDSFLMYPEGKRYYRETHSIRRANIDEDAIKIINRLNKFRYKAYLVGGGVRDLLMGKRPKDFDIVTSATPNQIKRIFNNCRIIGKRFKIVHIIFKGKIIEVSTFRSLPEHRLEKHKAENDYLIKRDNSFGTAKEDAARRDFTINSLFYDPKNDSILDYVGGFEDIQKKIVRVIGDPDISFKEDPVRMLRAVKFSVLLGLDIEKKTKLAIKKNRLELEKSSTARLLEEYNKMFRTWKTSIIFEGLAENHLLDVLFKEPADKLKKTDPEWREHFMETPLGKRLAVTDKLLSAREEMTPAIFYSLIFYDIVKDLYENDRGHLAHNIKESLQPVFERMGIPKREQDNLVKIFISQPRFQVTDDEKERQNSFFKKKDYFYDAFMVYKIVAISEGNESAVQTAFFWEISLRQRPKPDSHQFGQQNRKKEPNKKRPPRKKHRDRRGGGSPNQNQNQSESQQSNSSEPKEQESRQRREASSEVEETED, translated from the coding sequence ATGTTTAAATTTCTCACTTCTCTTTTCAGAAAGAAAGCCGACTCTGTCGATTCCTTTTTGATGTACCCCGAGGGAAAGAGATACTATCGAGAAACCCATTCCATACGCAGGGCCAATATCGATGAAGATGCCATCAAAATCATCAATCGATTGAACAAGTTTCGTTACAAGGCCTATTTAGTCGGTGGAGGGGTCAGAGATCTGCTTATGGGCAAACGCCCAAAAGACTTTGATATAGTCACAAGTGCGACTCCAAACCAAATCAAAAGGATCTTCAATAACTGCCGAATCATCGGTAAACGATTTAAAATTGTACATATCATTTTTAAAGGTAAAATTATTGAAGTGTCTACGTTCCGATCACTACCGGAACATCGTTTGGAAAAACACAAAGCAGAAAACGATTATCTCATCAAACGGGACAATTCCTTCGGTACAGCAAAGGAAGACGCGGCAAGACGCGACTTTACCATCAATTCCTTGTTTTATGATCCTAAAAACGATTCCATTTTGGATTACGTTGGTGGGTTCGAAGACATCCAAAAGAAAATCGTTAGGGTCATTGGTGATCCAGATATTTCCTTTAAAGAAGATCCAGTTCGTATGTTACGAGCGGTTAAGTTTTCTGTTTTACTCGGACTCGATATCGAGAAAAAAACCAAACTGGCAATCAAAAAGAACCGTTTGGAACTCGAGAAATCGTCTACTGCAAGATTATTAGAAGAATACAACAAAATGTTTAGAACTTGGAAAACTTCGATCATCTTCGAAGGCCTTGCTGAGAACCATTTGCTCGATGTACTTTTCAAAGAACCTGCTGATAAACTAAAGAAAACGGATCCGGAGTGGCGTGAACATTTTATGGAAACCCCACTTGGAAAAAGACTAGCAGTCACTGATAAACTTCTCTCCGCAAGAGAAGAGATGACTCCAGCTATCTTTTATTCGTTAATTTTCTATGATATCGTAAAAGATCTTTATGAAAATGACCGTGGTCACCTAGCGCATAACATTAAAGAAAGTCTCCAACCTGTTTTCGAACGTATGGGAATTCCTAAACGAGAACAAGACAATTTGGTTAAGATTTTTATCAGCCAACCAAGGTTCCAGGTCACTGATGATGAAAAAGAAAGACAAAATTCCTTTTTCAAAAAGAAGGATTACTTCTACGATGCGTTTATGGTCTATAAGATCGTAGCGATTTCGGAAGGAAATGAATCCGCAGTCCAAACCGCTTTCTTTTGGGAAATTTCTTTACGACAAAGACCAAAACCTGACAGCCATCAGTTTGGGCAGCAGAATCGTAAAAAAGAACCTAACAAAAAACGCCCACCCAGAAAGAAACATCGGGACAGAAGAGGTGGTGGTTCCCCAAATCAGAACCAAAACCAGTCTGAGTCTCAACAATCAAATTCTTCTGAACCGAAGGAACAAGAATCTCGACAAAGACGAGAGGCTTCCTCGGAAGTTGAAGAAACCGAAGACTAA
- the alaS gene encoding alanine--tRNA ligase produces the protein MMSKTVREIAELYTSYFKGKGHTIVPSSSLIPKGDPTLLFTTAGMVQFKPLFTGAVELPYTRAASVQKCVRTTDLEVVGKTERHCTFFEMLGNFSFGDYFKKEAIEYALDFSLNHLHIPKEKIWVTIYLDDDEAKKIWMEAGIPEERIVRLGKKDNFWGPAGDSGACGPCSELYLDRGPEKGGPNCGNNPDCKPGCDCDRYLEYWNLVFNQFNQTVSGELLPLKQTGIDTGSGLERVAMLLQEVDSVYDTDELKSIIRKIEELSGKTYDESTKQSFRVITDHSRSVFFSLGDGIYPDRTGRGYVIRRLIRRASLFARKLGIHEPFLYKLIATLRDLYSVRYPELKDKAKDIESILKKEEELFLHTLEVGLEELESLLSQLKSNGQTLVTGKEGFRLYSTYGFPREMTKELVEDRGFGFDDLGFEAELEKDRDLSRASWKGKKVQYLTGLSASAELKTEFLGYTATKSPAKVIYLFVDGKSVSEANQGSDAVVVLDKTPFYAEGGGQIGDWGYFKKEGFQFQVQDTQKENETFLHLGIILKGKISVGETIEAEIDTTRRQNLANHHSGTHLLNGALRRILGTHVAQKGSIVSSDYLRFDFSHPKALSEEEIISIEKDVNEAVNAKIPVKTEVLDIDTAKQSGALSMFDEKYGSSVRVISMGDKSKEFCGGTHVSNTKEIGYFAIIKEGSPGAGNRRVEAICGDSVIEYFLSQFQTLAAKIETHNLSAKETFGDLKEFGIVSPVPAPEDLQSLFVKQGNAAVEHLRKLREDLETELEEKSGSLFKAKKKKEQLSFQMNPELVDGLLKKAHSFSKGKVVTEVFEAVDAKALKDLADSLKAKEPEILCLFGTRDGDVSTLVFMCNKVLNERGIHCGDLLKETLVMLDGKGGGRPDMAQGGGKKPESLGAALEFALDLSKKKLG, from the coding sequence ATGATGTCGAAAACCGTCCGCGAAATTGCAGAGTTGTATACTAGTTACTTCAAAGGGAAAGGCCACACCATTGTGCCTTCCTCAAGCCTTATCCCGAAAGGGGATCCAACACTTTTATTCACAACCGCCGGGATGGTTCAATTCAAACCTTTGTTTACAGGAGCCGTGGAGTTACCATACACTCGCGCTGCTTCGGTTCAAAAATGTGTTCGTACTACCGATTTAGAGGTAGTTGGGAAAACAGAAAGACATTGTACTTTCTTTGAAATGCTTGGAAATTTTTCCTTTGGCGATTATTTCAAAAAAGAAGCCATCGAATACGCGTTAGATTTTTCATTAAACCACTTACATATCCCCAAAGAAAAAATTTGGGTGACCATTTACTTAGATGATGATGAAGCCAAAAAAATTTGGATGGAAGCCGGAATTCCTGAAGAACGAATTGTAAGGCTCGGAAAAAAAGATAATTTTTGGGGGCCTGCCGGAGATAGTGGGGCCTGTGGTCCTTGTTCTGAATTGTATTTGGATCGTGGCCCAGAAAAAGGTGGCCCGAATTGTGGAAACAATCCGGATTGTAAACCAGGTTGTGACTGTGATCGTTATTTAGAATATTGGAATTTAGTATTCAACCAATTTAACCAAACGGTATCTGGAGAACTCCTTCCTTTAAAACAAACAGGAATTGATACAGGATCTGGCCTCGAACGAGTGGCTATGTTACTACAAGAAGTGGATTCTGTTTACGATACAGATGAATTAAAATCCATCATTCGTAAAATAGAAGAGTTATCCGGAAAAACTTACGACGAATCTACAAAACAATCTTTCCGAGTAATCACAGATCATTCCCGTTCCGTATTCTTTTCGTTAGGGGATGGGATTTATCCTGATCGTACGGGACGTGGGTATGTGATTCGTAGGCTCATCCGAAGAGCCTCGCTTTTTGCTAGAAAACTAGGAATCCACGAACCATTTTTATACAAACTAATTGCGACACTTCGCGATTTATATTCAGTTCGGTATCCTGAACTGAAAGACAAAGCGAAAGACATTGAATCCATCTTAAAAAAAGAAGAAGAACTCTTTTTACATACTTTAGAAGTGGGATTGGAAGAATTAGAATCTTTATTAAGCCAGTTAAAATCAAATGGCCAAACTCTGGTTACTGGAAAAGAAGGATTTCGTTTGTATTCCACTTATGGGTTCCCGCGTGAAATGACAAAGGAACTTGTGGAAGATCGCGGGTTTGGTTTCGATGACTTGGGATTTGAAGCCGAACTCGAAAAAGATCGTGATCTATCGCGTGCTAGTTGGAAAGGAAAAAAAGTCCAATACCTAACTGGCCTTAGTGCAAGTGCGGAACTCAAAACTGAATTTTTAGGATATACGGCAACCAAATCACCGGCAAAAGTAATCTATCTTTTTGTAGATGGGAAGTCAGTATCCGAGGCAAACCAAGGATCAGATGCGGTTGTGGTTCTCGACAAAACTCCATTTTATGCGGAGGGTGGTGGTCAGATTGGAGACTGGGGTTACTTCAAAAAAGAGGGGTTCCAGTTCCAAGTCCAGGACACACAAAAAGAAAACGAAACTTTTTTACATCTCGGAATCATTTTGAAAGGGAAAATCTCTGTGGGGGAAACCATTGAAGCAGAGATAGACACAACTCGTCGTCAAAATTTAGCAAACCACCACTCCGGCACACACTTGCTAAATGGAGCGCTTCGAAGAATTCTCGGAACCCATGTGGCACAAAAAGGTTCCATTGTTTCTTCTGATTATTTGCGATTTGATTTTTCACATCCAAAAGCACTTTCGGAAGAAGAAATTATCTCTATTGAAAAAGATGTGAATGAGGCAGTGAATGCCAAAATTCCCGTCAAAACAGAAGTGTTGGATATCGATACGGCAAAACAATCAGGCGCCTTATCTATGTTTGATGAGAAATATGGAAGTTCAGTTCGTGTGATTTCTATGGGAGATAAGTCCAAAGAATTTTGTGGGGGAACCCATGTATCGAACACAAAAGAAATCGGATACTTTGCTATCATCAAAGAAGGAAGTCCTGGAGCCGGAAACCGTAGGGTCGAAGCCATTTGTGGGGATTCAGTGATTGAATACTTTTTATCACAGTTCCAAACACTGGCGGCAAAAATAGAAACCCATAACTTGTCGGCCAAAGAAACCTTTGGAGATTTGAAGGAGTTTGGGATTGTTTCTCCAGTGCCAGCTCCTGAAGACCTACAAAGCCTTTTTGTGAAACAAGGAAATGCGGCAGTTGAACATTTACGTAAACTTCGAGAGGATTTAGAAACGGAACTCGAAGAAAAGTCTGGTTCCCTTTTCAAAGCAAAAAAGAAAAAGGAACAATTGAGTTTTCAAATGAATCCAGAACTTGTGGATGGACTTCTGAAGAAAGCACATTCATTTTCCAAAGGAAAAGTGGTGACAGAAGTTTTTGAAGCAGTGGATGCAAAAGCTTTAAAGG
- the rpsI gene encoding 30S ribosomal protein S9, producing the protein MAQKAVWAVGRRKTSVARAKIASGTGKITVNHKDVNDYIKNGEHLVRRALEPLLVLEARDKYDIALNVTGGGVVGQVGAIRHAVARALVAFNESLKPTLKKEGFLTRDSRMVERKKYGLRKARRGTQFSKR; encoded by the coding sequence ATGGCGCAAAAAGCAGTTTGGGCAGTAGGCCGACGCAAAACATCCGTTGCACGTGCAAAAATCGCATCTGGAACTGGTAAAATCACAGTAAACCACAAAGATGTAAATGACTACATTAAAAACGGAGAACACCTTGTTCGCCGTGCTCTTGAGCCTCTTTTAGTTTTAGAAGCTCGTGATAAGTATGACATTGCACTTAATGTAACTGGTGGTGGAGTTGTTGGTCAAGTAGGAGCGATTCGACATGCAGTGGCTCGTGCACTCGTAGCTTTCAATGAATCATTAAAACCTACTTTGAAAAAAGAAGGTTTTCTCACTCGAGATAGCCGTATGGTGGAACGTAAAAAATACGGTCTACGCAAAGCTCGTCGAGGAACTCAGTTCTCAAAACGTTAA
- a CDS encoding MFS transporter — MNRLVFYFAFALGTFASSCFLYSIVIFCQTLDAVKGFSGIVFFFLFLPFPIFFLYTGYLLDHYSKKWVVVSFQFFLFFASFLLGGLTGVFQTYPFLLLPLAFVNGIGMTTVLPGRMAILREVMESHRLVFHTIAGNLLLIFAFGMSPLAVGWFREGRGYSSLFLVLAGFHFLSMLAFTLLRDSNSKEKIKSLGAYDKTASFPSLTSNLKTILDFLKTDPVSRQVMYMTILSMLALGPIQVILPKYVRTELGLGELARGTVLVFLGPGLFLGGILTILFHHVERKGLILLIVFSLSSLFFLGFVPFGKASATSLFLFCFGVSGGVLSSLLPAILQKRTDDGIRGRVLSLYTVCFQFTPAVSGFLAALLADTIGSQLTFGILGGIFLFFALISFLQYKELRQS; from the coding sequence TTGAACCGACTAGTATTCTATTTTGCCTTTGCTCTTGGAACCTTCGCCAGCAGCTGTTTTTTATATTCCATCGTAATTTTTTGCCAAACCTTAGATGCAGTGAAAGGGTTCTCGGGGATCGTATTCTTCTTTTTGTTTTTACCTTTTCCTATTTTTTTCTTATACACAGGTTACTTACTCGATCACTATTCCAAAAAGTGGGTTGTTGTTAGTTTCCAGTTTTTTCTTTTTTTCGCTAGTTTTTTGTTAGGTGGTTTAACTGGAGTTTTTCAAACTTACCCATTTTTATTGTTACCTCTGGCTTTTGTGAATGGAATTGGAATGACAACGGTTCTCCCCGGTAGGATGGCCATTTTACGAGAAGTGATGGAGTCACATCGGTTAGTCTTTCATACAATTGCAGGAAACTTACTTTTGATTTTTGCTTTCGGAATGAGTCCGCTTGCTGTGGGTTGGTTTCGGGAAGGGAGAGGGTATTCTAGTTTATTTTTGGTTTTAGCTGGTTTTCACTTTCTATCAATGCTCGCCTTTACTTTGTTACGAGATTCGAATTCCAAAGAAAAGATAAAGTCCCTAGGTGCCTATGACAAAACCGCAAGTTTTCCTTCTCTTACATCCAATCTAAAAACCATTTTGGATTTTTTAAAAACAGATCCCGTTTCTAGACAGGTGATGTATATGACCATCCTCAGTATGCTTGCTCTTGGACCCATCCAAGTCATCTTACCTAAATATGTTCGCACAGAACTAGGACTCGGAGAGTTGGCACGGGGGACGGTTCTTGTATTTTTAGGGCCGGGCCTTTTTTTAGGCGGGATTTTAACGATTCTTTTTCATCATGTAGAGCGAAAGGGTCTTATTTTACTGATTGTTTTTTCTTTATCCTCTTTGTTCTTTCTGGGATTTGTTCCATTTGGGAAAGCTTCCGCTACATCTTTGTTTTTATTTTGTTTTGGCGTTTCTGGAGGAGTGCTTTCCAGCCTTCTTCCGGCCATCTTACAAAAGCGCACCGATGATGGAATTCGAGGACGAGTCCTATCTCTCTATACGGTTTGTTTCCAATTCACACCAGCTGTTTCTGGATTTCTGGCAGCCCTACTTGCGGACACCATCGGTTCGCAACTGACCTTCGGAATTTTGGGTGGAATATTTCTCTTTTTTGCCTTAATTTCCTTTCTCCAATACAAAGAATTACGGCAGAGTTAA
- the thiL gene encoding thiamine-phosphate kinase has product MKESEIIRTLFGRTPPPEDDCYFLAPNRLVTTDSLSEGTHFLHEWSSPQILARKLVEVNVSDITASGGRPKECFLNLGLSPLSRKKEWIRAFSKELRKSLDQYGMKLAGGDTFSASTTQLTLTVVGTVERPWLRSGGKPGDYLYVTGSLGKSQLGFQTLKKKSKESKYIDAITHHLSPKSRYAILDTLKKFKIHACMDITDGLIQDAERLAIASKGKLKIQIESLPLDSLALSHLGLDLCLGSGEELELLFLSPEILPTELAGIPVTMIGRLESGKPGVAFWKVGKTYSPKTRGFIHFSEKE; this is encoded by the coding sequence TTGAAAGAATCCGAAATTATACGCACTTTGTTTGGGCGAACCCCTCCGCCCGAAGATGATTGTTACTTTTTGGCCCCAAACCGATTAGTGACAACGGATTCCCTTTCGGAAGGCACACATTTCCTCCATGAGTGGTCTTCTCCACAGATTCTGGCACGAAAACTAGTGGAAGTCAATGTATCCGACATCACCGCTTCTGGTGGAAGACCCAAAGAATGTTTCCTAAATCTGGGCCTATCTCCCCTCTCTCGTAAAAAAGAATGGATTCGCGCCTTTTCCAAAGAACTTCGTAAATCCTTAGACCAATATGGAATGAAACTAGCGGGGGGCGACACCTTTTCGGCATCTACAACTCAATTGACACTTACCGTCGTGGGAACAGTGGAGCGACCTTGGCTTCGTTCTGGGGGAAAACCGGGAGACTATCTTTATGTCACCGGATCTCTCGGCAAAAGCCAACTGGGTTTCCAAACTTTAAAAAAGAAATCGAAAGAAAGTAAGTATATAGATGCCATTACACACCACCTTTCTCCGAAGTCTCGTTATGCGATCCTAGATACACTCAAAAAATTCAAAATCCACGCTTGTATGGATATCACCGATGGTCTCATCCAGGATGCCGAAAGATTGGCCATCGCTTCTAAGGGAAAATTGAAAATTCAAATCGAATCCCTTCCTTTGGATTCACTCGCTTTATCTCATCTTGGCTTAGATCTTTGTCTGGGCTCAGGAGAAGAATTAGAACTTTTGTTTCTTTCTCCGGAAATTCTACCAACGGAACTAGCCGGAATTCCTGTGACAATGATCGGAAGATTGGAAAGTGGAAAACCTGGGGTTGCATTTTGGAAAGTGGGAAAAACCTATTCACCAAAAACACGAGGTTTTATTCATTTTTCAGAAAAAGAATGA